The stretch of DNA GTTGATGCACCATCGCCCAAAGGGTTGAAAAGAGAGCTAGTCCCATGGAGCGACCTTTCGTCCGGGTTGAGCACCTCGTGCATGTCGAGTGACGGTTTCGCCCAGTCTGATTGGCGCATCCAGCGTTCTGGGCACCGTCCGGCTTGACAAGAGAATTGCAGCCTGATATGTTGCAAACGGAACGGTCGTCTTCCAAACCGAGGTTCGCCGCGACCACTTTCTGGCGAGCCAATCAGCAATAAGCACGAAGTAGAGAATTGGTATGAGTGAGCAGTCATCCAAAAACGCGGATGACCCAAAAGATTCCGCGACTTCATCACCTTCCCAAAACGGGAACAAGAAGTCGCAGGATGATGCCAGTTCTGCTGACACCAACAACCAGTCACCGCCCAAAGACAGCAGTCAAAGTACGAATGCCCAGTCAGACGAGGCCAGCAGCTCGAATGAGGCAACTGGTTCTGCGATTGATTCTGCCGCCGACCAGACTGTTGATACTCAGCCGCCTGATGAATCAGCGACAGCTGTTTCGGCCAAAAACCCCGCCGCCGTTTCCCTGGGGAGATTGGGAGGACTTAAAGGCGGCAAGGCCCGGGCGCGAAGCCTGACCAAGCGAGAAAGAAGCGAGGCCGCTCGAAAAGCGGCGAGGGCACGGTGGCGAAAGAAAGAACAGACTTAGCCGATCTGGGCTCTCATTCGATACAACCCGACTCAATTCCGGCTTCCCTTCCATCTAAATTGCGCCTCAGCACCCTCCGATAGGTAATCTTTCCTCAGCTCCGAAATGCTGAGTTCCTTCCTTTCAGATACCAGCTCTCGACTGTACACCACACATAAATGATGATCTACCAACGAGTCGTGGCTATTACACCGGCTCGACTGGCCACCCTTCATCCTGCCGTCAGCTTGATCTGAAATGAAATTACCGCAGAAGAGCTCAGGCAGTTCGTCGTCAGAAGCAACTTCTTTAGCGCTTACGCATAAATTACTCGACTATGCGTGACCGGTTACGTATAAGCCTCATGCGCGTCACGTGTACGCGAATGCTCCGCCACCCAGAGCAAACCAAATCGAATCATGGGTGCTTATCGTCCGTGAAGTGACTGGTACTTGCAGTACTCGCTTGCAGCACCGGTCACGGATCGGACGAACTATTATCACTATCCGCGAAATAACGAGGGAGTGGCGCGCGCTGGTAACACAGCCGCCTGACGTTAGAGTCGGGTATCCCCCTCCGCCACTCCCTCCTTTTCTTACTCAATGTTTTGTCACACAACATGTTAGGTGCGGCACCTCGGACGTCCTTCACCCTATCCCATTCCCTGCTCATGAACTCAAGGGGCTCATGATGATATTCTTGACCGCTTACGCATAAAAAAGTAGCCTATGCGTGAGCGCTTACGTATAATCTGTGAATGGTGACCGATGGTGGTCACAGTAGGTTTATCTGGATCGATTTCCGTCCGTGAAGCGGCTGGCCTGGTTCCCCTCCCCATTTTTGCCAGCCGTGGATCGGACCTTTTGGAATGAACTCCTGTGTCTGTCGCAGAAGGCCACGCAACTCCTCCTGCCAGATTTCATTCCGCGTCGTGTCTCTCACCTGTCGGAAGGTTTCAGGTGAGAGAATGGAGAATCAATTGGTCTGTTGTGATGGGATGGAAAAATGAGGAATGGGATCCGTTTGATCGTCTGCACTCTTGTCATGCTGTCCGTTTCCCAAAGTCTGTTGAGTGCGACGGCTGATATCACGTTGGTGTGGACCGCACCGGGGAATAATGGCATGGTCGGTAGGGCCACCCAGTATGATCTTCGCTACGCCACGTTTCCAATATCTGATGCCAATTGGGCGCTTGCCACCAAGGTAGTCAATCTCCCCGCTCCACAATCTGCGGGAAATCAAGAAGAATTCAAAGTCACCGGACTCCTGCCGGCTACAACTTACTACTTCAGTCTGAAGGCCGGTGATGCCAGGCCAAACTGGTCAATGCTCTCTAATGTCGCCTACCGAACGACTTGCCCTGATGGCTGCGATGGTCAGAACGGGAATGTCAACGGATCGGCAGATGGTCATGTCGACCTCTCCGATCTGGCCGTACTCACCGCATACATCACGAGCGCAAATGGCCACTATACTATCTGTCCCGCCATGGGGAACACCAACAGCTCCCCGGATGGCGTGATTGACCTGTCCGACCTCGCAACCTTGATCGCCTTTTTGGTCCAGGGGACTCAGTTCCTGCAATGTCCGCAATAAACCCTCGTTACTCGACCCGACTATGTACTGATCCGGTCTAAAACAAAGAACAATTTGAACTATTCGAGTAAAGCGCAACGGTATCACGCATCAGGAATGGGTCAGGCAGATCCCTGTTTTGAGATCCGGTATCATCATTTGATCCGGTTCCACTACCTCCCCAGGTATTCACTAATTACAGACACTTCATGAATCTGCTCGCCATGGTAGCGTGAGCCGCCGCCGGGAAGGTCCTTGTCAGATGACTGACAACGGTCCGGTGGCTGGCCACAGTAACTGCTTTGGCGAGATTTCCAACATCACCATAGGAGAGAACTCCATTCAGGAAGGAAGGAGAATCATGGGAAACAGAATCGTCTTGTCTGGATGTGCCATTGCTGTCCTGACATTCGCGGGAGTGAAGGCGGAAGAGTTGCAGGTTGTTGCGACCACTCCGAATTCGGTCACGCTCACCTGGATCGCGCCGGGAGATGACAACTTCACTGGGCAGGCTTCGGCATATGATATCCGTTATTCACTCACAACCATCACCGCAGCTAATTGGGCTAGTGCGACCAGGGCAACCGGCGTTCCTGCTCCAAAAGTAGCTGGAAGCGCAGAGTCGTTCGATGTCACCGGTTTGGCATCGAGCACCACATACTTCTTTGCTATGAAAGCAGGTGATGAGATCCCGAACTGGTCGGCAATGTCTAATGTCGTTCAGAAGACTACCCTGCAGGAGGCCACGCCACCGTCGGCAATTGTCAATCTGACTGCCGGAACGGTCACTTCTTCGAGCATTGCACTTGCCTGGACTGCTCCGGGAGATGATGGCACGGTTGGTACCGCTACTCTGTATGATATCCGGTATTCGACTTCAACGATCACCGCCAGCAACTGGGCAAACGCCGCACAGGTCGCCGGCGAGACCGCTCCAAGAGTAGCAGGATCTGCTGAGTCGTTTGTAGTGGCCGGTTTGAACCCCGCAACTACCTATTACTTTGCTATCAAGACGGCTGATGAGGCTGCAAATCTGTCTGCTTTGTCAAACGTTGCTACCAAGGCCACTGGCGCAGAGTCAACGCCGCCATCCGCCATCGCCAATCTGGCAGCACCGACGTCTGGTGAAACCACAGTGACGCTCACCTGGACTGCTCCGGGGGACGATGGTAATTCCGGCACGGCCACTCAATACGACATACGATACTCAACGACGGCGATCACGGCGGCCAACTTTGGTTCGGCCACCCAAGTAGCTTCCGAACCTTCGCCAAAAGTGGCTGGAAGTGCTGAGACCTTTACCGTGACTGGCTTGGCATTGAGCTCTACCTATTACTTCGCGATCAAGACCGCCGACGAGGCCGCGAATTGGTCTGGCCTATCGAATGTCATCTCTAAAGCAACGACTGGCGATACCACACCGCCGGCGCAGGTGACTGATCTTGCCGCCTACTAAGGCCGAAAACGAAACGGGCATCCAGAGAATCCCCCGTCGCCCCGTGTGGCGGGGGATCACAATTTCACATCTCGCGAAATCTTCGCCATCAATACGAACTTCGCCTCGCTCGTTTTTGCACGATTGCTGACAGTATCTGGCTGCCTCGGTCAGCCGTCGCATCACCTTCATCGCCGTAACTTCTCAAATCTCTTTGCGTTGCAGCGACATCAGTCGTAACCAGACGGTAACACTATCCTAACTTGACTTTCACATTCACTGACGGCATTGTCCTCTGGGCATATCAGGTAACAAATGAAAAAGAGATCAGTCCAGGCACCTGCTCCTTCACGGTTGCTTCTGCTCATTCGACATGGCAAAGCGGCACCCAAAGATATTGGATTGTCTGATTTCGAGCGTGTGCTGACCGCCGATGGCGCTACCGAGTGCCGAAACATGGCCACCCTTCTCGAGTCGCATGTAGCTGGCCTTGACCAGATACTTTCCAGCCCGGCCGATCGAGCTCTGGAAACGGCTCATCTCTTCGCGAAGGCTCTTAGCTTCCCGATCGAACAGATCGCTTTAGTGCCAGATCTCTATTCATCCCACGGAACCAAAGCGATCATTGCCAGAGTCAAACGGACCGAACCGCGCGTCAAGCTGATCGCATTAGTAGGGCATAACCCGATGATAGATGATCTGGCTGCGTTTTTCATACCCGGATTCAGTGAGTCGATCGACAAGTCCGGGGTTGTGGCCATCTCATTCGGCAAATTGCCATGGGCGGAGATCCGCAAAGGGGCAGGGAAATTGACGTTTGCTTTCGCACCGTCAGGCGATGCTCACAAGCAGGCCCGAGCCAACCGACGAGCCGTCGCGTAACCTCTTCACACCGATCAGAACAAAGCAGGTATATCGTAGTGACACAGGCCACGAACAGACGACCCACCGCCACCAAAGAGACCAGTTGGCTCGATTTCAACGGGCGTGTGCTCGAAGAAGCATCAGACCCGACAGTCCCAATCATCGAACGGCTCAAGTTCCTCGGGATCTATTCCAACAATCTCGATGAATTCTTCCGCGTGAGGGTGGCCACGCTTAACCGTCTGACCAAGACGCCGCGCAAAAAGACGATTGACCTGATCGGACACGATCCCTCCAAGACCCTCAAGCGCATTCACCGTCAGGTAATGCATCAGCAAGATCGCTTTGAAAAGATCTACAACCAGATCCTTAAGGAGTTGGCACGCCAGCATATCTTCATTACTAACGAGAAAAAGCTAACCGCGGCTCAAGCGAAATTCGTCACGGAATACTTCCATGAAGTGGTGCGGCCCAAGTTGTTCCCGATCATGATCGATCACAAGGATGAGTTTCCGGAACTACGCGATAAGCCGGTCTACCTCGCGGTCGCCCTCTCCAAACGAAATGAACGCAAGTCATCCGACTACGCGTTGATCGAACTGCCGACCGACCTCTTGCCAAGATTCGTCCTGTTGCCCAAGTCCGGCCAGAAGACTTACATCATTCTGATGGATGACATCATTCGGCACAACCTGAAGGCTATCTTCTCCCCGTTCGGCTATACCAAGTACGCTGCATATACGATCAAAGTGACCCGTGATGCCGAACTGGATATCGATGACGACATCTTTGAGAGCTACGTTCGCAAGATCCACAAGAGCCTTCGCCAGCGCAAAGAAGGACGCCCGGTCAGACTGGTTTACGATGCCGATATCCCTCGCGACATGCTGAAACTGCTGGTACAGCGGATGAAAATGAAAAAAGGGGATCCTCTTATCGCCGGATCGCGCTACCACAATTTCAAGGATTTCATGAAGTTTCCGAACATTGGCCGTCCCTCCATGCGAAACTCCAATAGTGCGCCGGTACCGCATCGCGGACTCGCGCGACACAAAAGTATGCTTGAAGCGATCTCCAAGCAGGATATGCTTCTACATTTCCCCTATCAGTCATTCGATTCCATCATCGATCTGCTGCGAGAGGCTTCGATCGACCCACATGTCACTTCCATCAAGATCACACTCTACCGAACCGCTTCAAACTCGAGCGTGGTCAATGCTTTGATGAACGCGGTCAAAAACGGCAAATCGGTGGTAGCGGTGGTCGAATTGCAGGCTCGCTTTGACGAAGAAGCCAATATTCGCTGGGCCACCGAATTGCAGGATGCCGGAGCCAAAGTAGTCTTCGGCGTACCGGGGCTGAAAGTCCATTCAAAACTCTGCCTCATTACCCGAAAGAACGGCCGCGGCCTGGAGCGGTTTGCCGTTGTGGCGACCGGCAATTTCAACGAGGATACCGCCCGCGTCTATACGGACCATTTCCTGTTGACCGCCAATCAAAAGATCACCAGTCAGGTGGCAGATGTCTTCGAGTTCCTTCAGAAGAACTACAAAGTGACCCCCTTCCGACATTTGATCGTCTCACCCTTCAATAGTCGCCGAAGACTCACTCAGTTGATTCAGACTGAGATTGATAATGCATTATCCGGCAAGGAAGCCTGGATATTGCTCAAATTGAATCACCTGGTGGATACGCCGATGATCAAAATGCTCTATAAGGCGAGTCAGGCCGGAGTCAAGATCCGCCTGATAGTCAGGGGGATGTTCACGCTTGAGCCGGGGATCAAAGGTCAGAGCGAAAATATCGAGGCGATCCGCCTGGTCGACAAATATCTGGAGCATTCTCGCGTATTATTCTTTGCCAAT from bacterium encodes:
- a CDS encoding fibronectin type III domain-containing protein; protein product: MGNRIVLSGCAIAVLTFAGVKAEELQVVATTPNSVTLTWIAPGDDNFTGQASAYDIRYSLTTITAANWASATRATGVPAPKVAGSAESFDVTGLASSTTYFFAMKAGDEIPNWSAMSNVVQKTTLQEATPPSAIVNLTAGTVTSSSIALAWTAPGDDGTVGTATLYDIRYSTSTITASNWANAAQVAGETAPRVAGSAESFVVAGLNPATTYYFAIKTADEAANLSALSNVATKATGAESTPPSAIANLAAPTSGETTVTLTWTAPGDDGNSGTATQYDIRYSTTAITAANFGSATQVASEPSPKVAGSAETFTVTGLALSSTYYFAIKTADEAANWSGLSNVISKATTGDTTPPAQVTDLAAY
- a CDS encoding histidine phosphatase family protein, which produces MKKRSVQAPAPSRLLLLIRHGKAAPKDIGLSDFERVLTADGATECRNMATLLESHVAGLDQILSSPADRALETAHLFAKALSFPIEQIALVPDLYSSHGTKAIIARVKRTEPRVKLIALVGHNPMIDDLAAFFIPGFSESIDKSGVVAISFGKLPWAEIRKGAGKLTFAFAPSGDAHKQARANRRAVA
- the ppk1 gene encoding polyphosphate kinase 1, with the protein product MGGDPQRGREIDVCFRTVRRCSQAGPSQPTSRRVTSSHRSEQSRYIVVTQATNRRPTATKETSWLDFNGRVLEEASDPTVPIIERLKFLGIYSNNLDEFFRVRVATLNRLTKTPRKKTIDLIGHDPSKTLKRIHRQVMHQQDRFEKIYNQILKELARQHIFITNEKKLTAAQAKFVTEYFHEVVRPKLFPIMIDHKDEFPELRDKPVYLAVALSKRNERKSSDYALIELPTDLLPRFVLLPKSGQKTYIILMDDIIRHNLKAIFSPFGYTKYAAYTIKVTRDAELDIDDDIFESYVRKIHKSLRQRKEGRPVRLVYDADIPRDMLKLLVQRMKMKKGDPLIAGSRYHNFKDFMKFPNIGRPSMRNSNSAPVPHRGLARHKSMLEAISKQDMLLHFPYQSFDSIIDLLREASIDPHVTSIKITLYRTASNSSVVNALMNAVKNGKSVVAVVELQARFDEEANIRWATELQDAGAKVVFGVPGLKVHSKLCLITRKNGRGLERFAVVATGNFNEDTARVYTDHFLLTANQKITSQVADVFEFLQKNYKVTPFRHLIVSPFNSRRRLTQLIQTEIDNALSGKEAWILLKLNHLVDTPMIKMLYKASQAGVKIRLIVRGMFTLEPGIKGQSENIEAIRLVDKYLEHSRVLFFANGGAEKCFISSADWMPRNLDRRVEVACPILDASLKQELRDLLELQWRDNCKAGSHYDPTAAPRRTKPGKQRAQILIAAYLREKHT